The window CCTCCACTCTTGATGTAATTAGAGACGATAAAAATTTTTAGAATTGTAACCCTTTTCTTGACCTTGCGACAAAAAATTTCGTAAAAGGAATATCTGAAAGTTACAATCAACGGGGGTGTTATAAAAAGGAGGAAAGGGTGGGAGATTGGAAACTCCTAGAACATACTGTGGGGCGCGAAATAAAATATGAAGGTATTGGTTTACATACCGGGAAAATAACCCGGGTTGTTATTAAGCCGGCACCACCCTCAACGGGGATTATATTTATAAGATCCAGAAAATTTCTTTCAGAATCGGTAAAAGCTTCTTATGAAAATATTTCTCGATCTATCATGGCGACCACTATAGGATTTAACGGAACAGGGGTATCAACAGTTGAGCATCTTCTGGCTGCTTTTTTAGGCTGCGGCGTAGATAATGCCTTTGTAGAAGTTGATGGTCCCGAAATACCCATCGCTGACGGTAGCGCTTTGACTTATGCTAGACTGATTCTAGAAGCTGGTGTGGTGCCTCAAAACGTTCCACGCCGATTTTATGCTATTACTTCATCCGTAGAATTAAAAGAGGGTGATGCCTATTTGATGGTTTTACCTTCTGAATCTTTCTCTCTAACCGTTGACTATTCTATTGAGTTTCCTCACCCTTTGATTAGCAAACAGTCTATAAGGTGGACCTTTGATTCTAGACGATTTTTGAGAGAGATTGCTCCAGCAAGAACTTTCGGTTTTCTTGAGGATGTGACAAAGCTTAGATCTCAAGGACTTGCATTAGGTGGGTCTTTGGAAAATGCTCTGGTCTTCGATAAGCATTTACTTCTGAATCCAGAAGGTTTTCGATTTGCTGATGAATGTGTTCGACATAAGGTTCTGGATCTTCTAGGTGATATTATGCTTGTTGGAAAACCTATTATTGGACATTTTGTTATCCACAAGGCCGGACATGGTTTGCATCATAAATTACTTAAGGAAATTATGCCGTTTTTAGAGGAAGTCCCCCAGGAGAAAATCGAATGTCTAGTATCAAGCTTTTTACCTCCCCCACCTGAAGAGTTGTTCAAATTGTATAATGCTCATACCGAGGTAAGGATACAAGCTACTTAAAACTACCCTAGAGAAGTTTAGATCATTGTAATTAAAACGCTGGTGTCGTTAATCCTAGATACATTTAACTAAGACCGTGGTCTTAGAACCTTTATGGGTTCTTCCACACCAATGGTTTTTGCGAAGTTTTTTAGTTTTTCTATGAGAGGTGCCGATACTTCGTGCCCTTGGCGAATAAGGAGTCTTCCGTCGACGGTAAAGAGATCCTCGGAAATAATCATGCCTTCTTTGAGTTCTTCTATTTTTACCAGAGCCGGTTCGTATTCGGATTGAATATGGACGATTTTTCTTAGAACAGGAAGAATCTTGGGATCATAGACTCCTGAGCGTTTGGACATTATTTCGTATGCTTCGTAAGGTTTGTGATTGCGGTAAAGAAATAAATCAAAATCAAGGGCTATCTTAAGGATTCTGGATTCTATAGGGATTTCTTCTTCCTTCACAGAATCGATAGGAAGTCCAGTTCCATCGTAATGTTTTTCTTGGTAAGTTATAATTTCTGCAATTTCTTCAAGTCGTGGAATATATCTTATTAGATCTGCGGCAATAGATGGATGCATTTCCATAAGTTGTTTTTCTTCACCCTGGAGTTTTTCTCCTCGATACATTTTTATAAAGGCTTCTTCTGGAACTATAAAGCATCCAAGTTGAGAAAGCCTGGCAGCAGTTTCCAGCTTCCACATTGGTTGATATTGAAGTTCTCTACCAATCCAGAGTGCATAGCGGGTCACTCGCGACGCTCGCCCAAAAGCTTCAGGATTGGAAAGCGATAATACTTCCATTAAGGTCTTTACACAACCTTTCAGGGTATTTTCTAATAGTTCTTTTTCTGCTTTGATGAGTTTATACTGTTCGACACCTGCAGCTACAGCCTGTAAAAGAGTATCAGAACTGCAAGGTTTAGTTAGAAATCTAAAGACATTTCCAGAGTTAATCGCTTCAATGGCTGTCTGGATATCGGCGTAGCCGGTAAGCATAATTCTGACAGTGTCTGGAGATAATTCCTTTACCCTGGTGAGAAATTGAATTCCATCCATAACGGGCATTCGCAGATCAGAAATCACTAATGCATAAGGACCGTTCTTTTTAATCTTTTCGATTCCTTCTTTCCCGCTTTCCGCTGTATCGATCTTGATATTCTGAATTTTATAAAAGGCTCTTTTCATTGCTAAAAGCACACTTGGTTCATCATCAACGAATAACACTTTGAATATCTTTTGCACCATAGGACTTTTCCCACCTCATCCTATAATATCATGGCTTTTTTCTATTTCACCGAGAGGCAATAGGACAAAGAAAGTTGTTCCTTTACCTTCTTTAGTTTCAAAATAAATATGTCCATTATGCTTTTTCATTATAACTGCCTGGGCTATGGCGAGCCCCTGTCCTGTGCCTTTACCAACTGGTTTTGTTGTGAAAAAGGGTTCGAAAACTTTATGGCGTATTTCCTTAGGAATCCCTGTGCCCGTATCGGTCACACTTACCACGCACCATGGATCTTTTCGCTTTGTCCGAATAGTTATTGAGCCTTTATTTTCAGGCCGATCGCCAATGGCTTCTTTTATTGCCTGAGCAGCATTAACAATTAAGTTTAGAAATACCTGTGAAAGTTCGCCTGGGTAGCAGAGTATAGGGGGAATGCTTGGGTCAAAATCGAACTCCACATTAGCTACATATTTCCATTCGTTTCTTGATATAGTCACTACGCTTTCGAGAAGCTTATGAATGTCTGTGACTATTTTGGTCTGGGATCCCGGATGAGAAAACTCTCGGATAGAGTCTATAATTTTAATCACTCTTTGAAGACAATCAAGACTCTGGCTTAGAGCCTGAGGAATTTCTTCCATTAAGAAAGGCAAGTCAAGGTTGTTCATGATTTTTCCAATTTTTTCCAGCCAAAACAATGGACCATCATCACTGCATTGAGCCTTTATCGAATTCACTAAATTTTTGCAACATTCGACCAACTCCATTATTTGATGGATTTCTTCTCGAATAAAATTCAAGTTAGAGAGCACGCATTGACAGGGAGTGTTAATTTCATGAGCTATTCCGGCAGCAAGAGTTCCTATAGCCTCAAGTTTCTGAGAATGAACCAGCATCATTTCAAGGTTTTTTTGGTTCGTGACATCAAATCCCGTTATAAAAAAACAAAGCCTATTATCAGGTGTGAAGAAAGGCTTAATGGAAAAATTTAAGATTCGTGTTTCTTCTTCTGAGTAGAGTCTTATTTCATCAATCTGAACAGGTCTTTTGGTTTCCAAGCATTGTTCGTAAGCTGGTATGAGTCTGCTCGTAAAGTCTCCAGGGAAGGAGAGTTCTTTAAGTGGACGGCCAAGAATATCAGATGCTGATGTCATAAATATCTTTTCTGCAACACGATTCCACCTGTAAACTATCCCTTGTTCATTGACTCCTATGACCACAACGGAAACCGAATCAATGACGAAAGAAAGTTCTCTGGTAAGCGTTTTCAGATTTTCTTCAATTTTTTTGATGTTTGTTATGTCGGTAAACAGACAAATGACTTTTTCAATGTTTCCTTTAGAATCCAGCACAGGCACATTTGTGACATGAAAATATCCTCCCAGAGCAGGAACTTCAACATCCCTTTCAAAAGTAACTTTAGATTTAGATAGCATCGGTAAATCATTGAAAAGGGATCCTCCTAGAATATCT of the Thermodesulforhabdaceae bacterium genome contains:
- the lpxC gene encoding UDP-3-O-acyl-N-acetylglucosamine deacetylase, coding for MGDWKLLEHTVGREIKYEGIGLHTGKITRVVIKPAPPSTGIIFIRSRKFLSESVKASYENISRSIMATTIGFNGTGVSTVEHLLAAFLGCGVDNAFVEVDGPEIPIADGSALTYARLILEAGVVPQNVPRRFYAITSSVELKEGDAYLMVLPSESFSLTVDYSIEFPHPLISKQSIRWTFDSRRFLREIAPARTFGFLEDVTKLRSQGLALGGSLENALVFDKHLLLNPEGFRFADECVRHKVLDLLGDIMLVGKPIIGHFVIHKAGHGLHHKLLKEIMPFLEEVPQEKIECLVSSFLPPPPEELFKLYNAHTEVRIQAT
- a CDS encoding HD domain-containing phosphohydrolase, whose translation is MVQKIFKVLFVDDEPSVLLAMKRAFYKIQNIKIDTAESGKEGIEKIKKNGPYALVISDLRMPVMDGIQFLTRVKELSPDTVRIMLTGYADIQTAIEAINSGNVFRFLTKPCSSDTLLQAVAAGVEQYKLIKAEKELLENTLKGCVKTLMEVLSLSNPEAFGRASRVTRYALWIGRELQYQPMWKLETAARLSQLGCFIVPEEAFIKMYRGEKLQGEEKQLMEMHPSIAADLIRYIPRLEEIAEIITYQEKHYDGTGLPIDSVKEEEIPIESRILKIALDFDLFLYRNHKPYEAYEIMSKRSGVYDPKILPVLRKIVHIQSEYEPALVKIEELKEGMIISEDLFTVDGRLLIRQGHEVSAPLIEKLKNFAKTIGVEEPIKVLRPRS
- a CDS encoding PAS domain-containing protein — protein: MRNLYLIEGEKIELTDILKNILPSLDLVFYRGFLDWSFIFWGQRIKQITGYDPQEFSTGRKNWKDIVFAEDLEKIITITREAIKHKKLQCLRTYRIVTASGEIRWISDRGSLIYDSNGELLWIDGIIFDITKEKQLELTLEKGKQEWQLTFDSVPNPIVIAEPSEHSCIYSRVNKAFADRLGLHPRDIVKKRCKDILGGSLFNDLPMLSKSKVTFERDVEVPALGGYFHVTNVPVLDSKGNIEKVICLFTDITNIKKIEENLKTLTRELSFVIDSVSVVVIGVNEQGIVYRWNRVAEKIFMTSASDILGRPLKELSFPGDFTSRLIPAYEQCLETKRPVQIDEIRLYSEEETRILNFSIKPFFTPDNRLCFFITGFDVTNQKNLEMMLVHSQKLEAIGTLAAGIAHEINTPCQCVLSNLNFIREEIHQIMELVECCKNLVNSIKAQCSDDGPLFWLEKIGKIMNNLDLPFLMEEIPQALSQSLDCLQRVIKIIDSIREFSHPGSQTKIVTDIHKLLESVVTISRNEWKYVANVEFDFDPSIPPILCYPGELSQVFLNLIVNAAQAIKEAIGDRPENKGSITIRTKRKDPWCVVSVTDTGTGIPKEIRHKVFEPFFTTKPVGKGTGQGLAIAQAVIMKKHNGHIYFETKEGKGTTFFVLLPLGEIEKSHDIIG